A stretch of DNA from Lotus japonicus ecotype B-129 chromosome 4, LjGifu_v1.2:
AATGAAGTTGCCGATGAGACGGTGCTATGTCTGAGTGTCATCAAGGACACTCCGAACATACCACTGTTTCTTGATGGCAATGCCATTGGGAATGGCAATGAGATTAACCTTCTCCAGAGCCTGACGGAGAAGGAAATCACTCTCCGATTCTTTTATGAGAATCGCGGTGCCGCGACTCACGGGGTGGCCATAATGGTGAATGATATCTGCATGAGAGCGGTCTCTGACATCATGGAGCAAGCCATGATGCGGAACGCGGCGGACAGGATGGCGGAGGCGCACAAGGTGCTGGTGCAGACGCAGGCATGGAATTCTAACAACAAATTCTGGTTTGGGACAATTGGGCCATCTACTAGGAGGGTtggaaatcttggtggtggtggcggtgctgttgctgagatggtggcggtTCAGAGGAATCAGAGCAATGAAGTGGCGGTTCCAGCAGATGACAGGACTCTGTTCGTGACATTCTCAAAGGGGTACCGCGTGCAGGAATGGGAGGTGAGAGAGTTTTTCACAATGGCTTATGGTGATTGCATTGAGGCTTTGTTTATGCAGGAAGTGCAGCCAAATGAACAGTCTCTATTTGCTCGCATTGTTTTTAAGAAGATTTGCACCATTGACATGATTCTGAGAGGGTCTACAAAAGCCAAATTCACAATCAATGGAAAGCATGTCTGGGCGAGGAAGTTTGTGCCAAAGAGAACCAGGAGTTTT
This window harbors:
- the LOC130715347 gene encoding uncharacterized protein LOC130715347, translated to MDAFTVSQEKFILFHKIDRDVYAIMVMNLFRDPQQSMQVLGMWLWLERVGFRNVVKKVHSLPNLLINEVADETVLCLSVIKDTPNIPLFLDGNAIGNGNEINLLQSLTEKEITLRFFYENRGAATHGVAIMVNDICMRAVSDIMEQAMMRNAADRMAEAHKVLVQTQAWNSNNKFWFGTIGPSTRRVGNLGGGGGAVAEMVAVQRNQSNEVAVPADDRTLFVTFSKGYRVQEWEVREFFTMAYGDCIEALFMQEVQPNEQSLFARIVFKKICTIDMILRGSTKAKFTINGKHVWARKFVPKRTRSFLPGESSSGSGSGI